A genomic region of Miscanthus floridulus cultivar M001 chromosome 3, ASM1932011v1, whole genome shotgun sequence contains the following coding sequences:
- the LOC136544768 gene encoding uncharacterized protein, with the protein MKLARAMEEALDFVEALDSVEMLDTVEQVLDNVEVMDSVEQTLDTDEAVDSVEVLDTVDVVPDSIEMVLDSVESLCPRCGTFHAGGVFEEACFQARRHTRRCARCGLLHEEYDLPARWLHGMEKFDCEFYVTDVEKL; encoded by the coding sequence ATGAAGCTCGCTCGCGCCATGGAGGAGGCGCTGGACTTCGTCGAGGCCCTGGACTCCGTCGAGATGCTGGACACCGTCGAGCAAGTGCTGGACAACGTTGAGGTGATGGACTCCGTCGAGCAGACGCTGGACACCGACGAGGCGGTGGACTCCGTCGAGGTGCTGGACACCGTCGACGTCGTGCCGGACTCCATCGAGATGGTGCTCGACTCCGTCGAGTCCCTGTGTCCTCGCTGCGGCACTTTCCACGCTGGCGGCGTCTTCGAAGAAGCCTGCTTCCAAGCTCGCCGCCACACTCGCAGGTGTGCGCGTTGTGGCCTTTTACATGAAGAATACGATCTGCCAGCAAGGTGGTTGCATGGCATGGAAAAGTTTGATTGTGAGTTCTATGTTACTGATGTGGAGAAACTTTAA